In a single window of the Luteibacter rhizovicinus DSM 16549 genome:
- the pyrE gene encoding orotate phosphoribosyltransferase — protein sequence MHDYQREFIELTLARDVLRFGEFTLKSGRSSPYFFNMGRIDSGAALARLGRSYAEAATRSGVPFDMLFGPAYKGIALAAATAIALADTQDRDLPWAYNRKEAKAHGEGGSLVGAPLKGRVLIVDDVMTAGTAVRESLELIRAQGAEPAGVLIALDRQERGQGELSAAQEVAAQFGIPVIAIATLADVLTYAGEKPELAAEYGRLGAYREQYGVKA from the coding sequence GTGCACGATTACCAGCGCGAATTCATCGAGCTCACCCTGGCCCGCGATGTTCTTCGCTTCGGCGAATTCACGCTGAAGTCGGGCCGCAGCAGCCCCTACTTCTTCAACATGGGCCGGATCGACTCCGGTGCCGCGCTGGCCCGGCTCGGGCGCTCCTACGCCGAAGCGGCCACCCGATCGGGCGTGCCGTTCGACATGCTGTTCGGCCCGGCCTACAAGGGCATCGCCCTGGCTGCCGCGACGGCGATCGCGCTGGCCGATACCCAGGACCGCGACCTGCCCTGGGCCTACAACCGCAAGGAAGCCAAGGCCCACGGCGAAGGCGGCTCGCTCGTCGGTGCGCCATTGAAGGGTCGCGTGCTGATCGTGGACGATGTGATGACCGCGGGCACGGCCGTTCGCGAATCGCTCGAACTGATCCGCGCGCAGGGCGCCGAACCGGCGGGCGTGCTCATTGCCCTCGATCGCCAGGAGCGTGGACAGGGCGAGCTGTCGGCGGCACAGGAAGTGGCTGCCCAGTTCGGCATTCCGGTCATTGCGATCGCCACCCTGGCCGATGTCCTCACCTACGCGGGTGAAAAGCCCGAGCTGGCCGCGGAATACGGGCGGCTCGGGGCGTACCGCGAGCAGTACGGCGTCAAGGCCTGA
- a CDS encoding GNAT family N-acetyltransferase, translating into MNSALRVLPVDAGLRPALLALRVLDEQLPFVGRVEDSLADVALCPGSEALALVVDDDVVGYVRIDRRATALGDHPLAEGAVAMRSFMIDASRQGEGLGRRALDAIHAYVAGRHPDRERILLTVNLRNEAAVHVYRRAGYRDSGELYHGGLAGPQFVLWRPLHPWNP; encoded by the coding sequence ATGAATAGTGCCCTTCGAGTCTTGCCCGTGGATGCCGGCCTGCGGCCTGCCCTGCTCGCCTTGCGTGTGCTGGACGAGCAGCTGCCGTTCGTCGGACGTGTTGAGGATTCTCTTGCCGACGTCGCCCTGTGTCCTGGCAGCGAGGCGTTGGCCCTGGTCGTCGACGACGATGTCGTGGGCTACGTGCGGATCGACCGGCGCGCCACCGCCCTGGGCGATCACCCCCTGGCCGAGGGGGCCGTCGCCATGCGCAGCTTCATGATCGACGCCAGCCGCCAGGGCGAAGGTCTGGGACGCCGCGCGCTGGATGCGATCCACGCCTATGTCGCCGGACGCCATCCCGATCGCGAACGCATCCTGCTGACGGTGAACCTGCGCAACGAAGCGGCCGTTCACGTGTACCGCCGCGCCGGCTATCGCGACAGCGGTGAGCTGTACCATGGCGGGCTGGCGGGGCCGCAGTTCGTGCTGTGGCGACCGCTGCACCCCTGGAACCCCTGA
- a CDS encoding exodeoxyribonuclease III, with translation MRIISLNANGIRSAATKGVFEWLRAQDADVVCLQETKAQEAQLSDPMFRPDGHHCFYHDARSKKGYSGVAIYSKREPDEVRVSLGREDFDCEGRYIEARFGNLSVVSFYIPSGSSGDERQQYKFRVMEWLTPILREWAASGREYVLCGDWNIVHTRNDIKNWTSNQKNSGCLPEERAWLDLLFKEIGWVDSFRAIKPDAVEYTWWSNRGAARANNVGWRIDYQIVTPGMGARARECAIYRDERFSDHAPYTVDYAE, from the coding sequence ATGCGCATCATTTCGCTGAACGCCAACGGTATCCGTTCCGCCGCCACCAAAGGCGTCTTCGAATGGCTGCGCGCCCAGGACGCCGACGTCGTCTGCCTGCAGGAAACCAAGGCGCAGGAAGCCCAGCTGTCCGACCCGATGTTCCGTCCGGATGGGCACCACTGCTTCTATCACGATGCCCGCAGCAAGAAGGGCTACAGCGGCGTCGCCATCTACTCGAAGCGCGAGCCCGACGAGGTGCGCGTTTCCCTGGGGCGCGAGGATTTCGACTGCGAAGGGCGTTACATCGAGGCGCGCTTCGGCAACCTCAGCGTGGTCTCCTTCTATATCCCGTCGGGGTCGTCGGGTGACGAGCGGCAGCAGTACAAGTTCCGCGTCATGGAATGGCTCACGCCGATCCTGCGCGAGTGGGCGGCGAGTGGTCGCGAGTACGTCCTCTGCGGCGACTGGAACATCGTCCACACCAGGAACGACATCAAGAACTGGACGTCGAACCAGAAGAATTCCGGCTGTCTTCCCGAAGAGCGCGCCTGGCTCGACCTGCTTTTCAAGGAGATCGGCTGGGTGGACAGCTTCCGCGCGATCAAACCCGACGCCGTCGAGTACACCTGGTGGTCCAACCGTGGCGCGGCGCGGGCGAACAACGTGGGTTGGCGCATCGACTACCAGATCGTGACGCCGGGCATGGGCGCGCGGGCGCGCGAGTGCGCCATCTATCGCGATGAGCGCTTCTCCGACCACGCACCCTATACCGTGGATTACGCAGAGTGA
- a CDS encoding AmpG family muropeptide MFS transporter: MTEVAGVARYKGLRGVAAAFAQPGAVTMLFFGLASGLPFLLVGNTLSAWLKESGVDYGAIGLASYVTFSYNFKFLWAPLVDKFRLPLFCRLGQRRGWLMFALLLLAAGLLSMAFMPPTASLPRFVGATILAAFAGATIDIVVDAYRVEIAPIEAQGALAATYTLGYRFGLIASGAGILLIADQVGWQRGYMAICLLLIVPIVTVLIAREPEHRVRERLPLRLAIQEGFIGPFRDFFSRYGMGLALGLLLFVALFRLPDQMLGVMAYPFYLDAGFTKTQIAEVSKVYGVIIGIAGALLGGWAVTRFEMRRLLVVAALGVALSNMLYLLMAQNPGQTWAFVVTLSGDNFAQGFAGPVLVAFMSGLVNRSFTATQYALLSSLANLPGKVIGGMSGFLVKDSGYSALFVISTVSIVPTLLVLGLLWRRLPTPTDRP, translated from the coding sequence GTGACCGAAGTGGCCGGTGTGGCCCGTTACAAGGGGCTGCGCGGCGTGGCCGCGGCGTTTGCCCAGCCGGGTGCGGTGACCATGCTGTTCTTCGGCCTGGCCTCGGGCCTGCCGTTCCTGCTGGTCGGCAACACGCTCTCGGCCTGGCTGAAGGAGTCGGGTGTCGACTACGGTGCCATCGGCCTGGCGAGCTATGTCACCTTCAGCTACAACTTCAAGTTCCTCTGGGCGCCGCTGGTCGACAAGTTTCGGCTGCCGCTGTTCTGCCGACTGGGCCAGCGCCGCGGCTGGTTGATGTTCGCCTTGTTGTTGCTGGCCGCGGGGCTGTTGTCGATGGCCTTCATGCCGCCGACGGCATCGCTGCCACGCTTTGTCGGCGCGACGATCCTGGCCGCCTTCGCGGGTGCGACGATCGACATCGTCGTCGATGCGTATCGCGTCGAGATCGCACCGATCGAAGCGCAGGGCGCGCTGGCCGCGACCTACACCCTGGGCTATCGCTTCGGCCTGATCGCGAGCGGGGCCGGCATCCTGCTGATCGCCGATCAGGTGGGCTGGCAACGCGGGTACATGGCCATCTGCCTGCTTCTCATCGTGCCGATCGTGACCGTGCTGATCGCTCGTGAACCCGAGCACCGGGTGCGCGAGCGCCTGCCACTGCGTCTCGCGATCCAGGAAGGCTTCATCGGGCCCTTCCGCGACTTCTTCTCGCGGTACGGCATGGGGCTGGCGCTTGGGCTGCTCCTGTTCGTCGCCCTGTTCCGCCTGCCCGACCAGATGCTCGGGGTCATGGCCTACCCGTTCTACCTCGATGCGGGCTTCACCAAGACGCAGATCGCGGAGGTCTCGAAGGTCTACGGCGTGATCATCGGCATCGCCGGTGCCTTGCTGGGCGGCTGGGCGGTTACCCGCTTCGAGATGCGCCGCCTGCTGGTCGTTGCGGCCCTGGGCGTCGCCTTGTCCAACATGCTCTACCTGTTGATGGCGCAGAACCCCGGGCAGACCTGGGCCTTCGTCGTGACCCTGTCGGGCGACAACTTTGCGCAAGGTTTTGCGGGGCCGGTCCTCGTCGCCTTCATGTCGGGGCTGGTCAACCGCAGCTTCACCGCCACGCAGTACGCCTTACTCAGCTCGCTGGCGAACCTGCCCGGCAAAGTGATCGGCGGGATGTCCGGTTTCCTCGTCAAGGATTCCGGTTATTCCGCCCTCTTTGTCATCAGTACGGTCTCCATCGTGCCCACGCTGCTGGTGCTGGGCCTGCTCTGGCGCCGCCTGCCGACCCCAACGGACAGGCCGTAA
- a CDS encoding anhydro-N-acetylmuramic acid kinase has product MPNDDGLYLGLISGTSADGIDAALVRFDEGRPSLVAGLTHPWDDTLRRRILAVAQDEDRLALDDYGRLDVAVAHAFTDAAQAVLERARVSSTAVKAIGSHGQTIRHRPDGPLPFTLQIGDPSVIAERSGIDTIADFRRADVAAGGQGAPLVPAFHATVLRPATGARAVLNLGGIANVTRLSAHGEVSGLDTGPANGLMDAWCLRHRGEAFDRDGRFAASGTVDTTLLGELLDDAYFVLPPPKSTGREHFHLAWLDGHPRVADSSPEDVQATLLALSAVSIVDAIERYAGDASEVVACGGGVHNTALMQALAERMPGRTLVTSKAFGIDPDFMEAMAFAWLAYRRVRGEPGNLASVTGARGPRLLGALYAAP; this is encoded by the coding sequence GTGCCTAACGACGATGGTCTGTACCTGGGCCTGATTTCCGGGACCAGCGCTGACGGCATTGACGCCGCGCTGGTCCGCTTCGACGAGGGACGCCCGTCCCTCGTGGCTGGCCTCACGCATCCCTGGGACGACACCCTGCGCCGGCGCATCCTCGCCGTGGCGCAGGATGAAGACCGTCTCGCCCTGGACGACTACGGCCGTCTCGATGTCGCCGTAGCCCACGCGTTCACCGATGCGGCGCAGGCCGTACTCGAAAGGGCGAGGGTCTCATCCACCGCGGTGAAAGCCATCGGGTCGCATGGGCAGACCATTCGCCACCGGCCCGATGGCCCGCTGCCGTTCACGCTGCAGATCGGCGATCCGTCGGTCATCGCCGAGCGCAGCGGCATCGACACCATCGCTGATTTCCGTCGTGCCGACGTGGCTGCCGGCGGCCAGGGTGCGCCCCTGGTCCCCGCTTTTCATGCCACGGTGCTGCGTCCCGCTACGGGCGCGCGTGCCGTGCTCAACCTGGGCGGCATCGCCAATGTCACGCGGCTATCTGCCCATGGCGAGGTTTCCGGCCTCGACACCGGCCCGGCCAATGGACTGATGGATGCGTGGTGCCTGCGCCACCGCGGCGAAGCCTTCGACCGCGACGGTCGCTTCGCTGCATCCGGTACCGTCGACACGACCCTGCTCGGCGAATTGCTCGACGATGCGTACTTCGTGTTGCCGCCGCCGAAGAGCACCGGTCGCGAGCACTTCCATCTCGCATGGCTGGATGGTCATCCCCGTGTCGCCGACAGTAGCCCGGAGGATGTTCAGGCCACCCTGCTGGCGTTGAGCGCGGTATCGATCGTGGACGCCATCGAACGCTATGCCGGCGATGCCAGTGAGGTCGTCGCCTGCGGCGGAGGCGTGCATAACACGGCCCTGATGCAAGCGTTGGCCGAGCGCATGCCGGGGCGAACGCTGGTGACGAGCAAGGCGTTCGGCATCGATCCGGATTTCATGGAAGCCATGGCCTTCGCATGGCTTGCCTACCGCCGCGTTCGCGGCGAACCCGGCAATCTGGCGAGCGTCACGGGCGCACGCGGCCCACGCCTGCTGGGCGCGCTTTACGCGGCGCCCTGA
- a CDS encoding OapA family protein: protein MTDENRGAHSARKQAVRRKAQRRHSHFYDSRAHWSFSRNASSEPLSWSRERWILAGTAFLLVILSALVIPAWAGAMKSSSVAPAPGIAAKTTVATAVAASIDPLDHAIVPLALPKMDPATIKPIVPVEEWQTVQVHPGETLADIFLAQGLSMTDLQHVIDGSGGTKVFHQIKPGQEFQFLVGGDHTLKGVRFDQDEATIATLRLDGASPQLTTKTRDVQRREHISHGVIDSSLFGAASKAGMSNAMVLKLAEVFKFDIDFVQDLRVGDDFTVIYDDVYSDGSYLREGDIVAAEFVNQGKRYTAYRFKNADGKWSYFSEEGRPLTGSFLRIPVDFTRISSQFSAGRMHPILGTMRAHKGVDYAAPTGTPIHAAGDGVVKFRGWMNGYGNFVVIQHNATISTAYGHMSRFANLRVGQRVSQGNTIGFVGMTGLATGPHLHYEFRVNNVQRDPQTVTLPKPEPLPAAQLAKFKKEVVAPQLARLNQVDNNTKLARADTASRSDD from the coding sequence ATGACTGATGAGAACAGAGGCGCGCACAGCGCCCGCAAGCAGGCGGTCCGCCGCAAGGCGCAGCGCCGTCATTCGCACTTCTACGATAGTCGTGCGCATTGGTCGTTCAGTCGCAACGCGTCGTCGGAACCGCTGAGCTGGTCGCGAGAGCGCTGGATCCTCGCCGGCACCGCTTTCCTTCTTGTCATTCTTTCCGCCCTCGTGATCCCGGCCTGGGCCGGCGCCATGAAGTCGTCGTCGGTCGCTCCGGCACCGGGCATCGCGGCAAAGACCACGGTCGCCACCGCGGTCGCGGCCAGCATCGACCCGCTCGACCACGCGATCGTCCCGCTTGCCTTGCCAAAGATGGATCCGGCCACGATCAAACCGATCGTCCCCGTTGAAGAATGGCAGACCGTGCAGGTCCATCCGGGCGAGACCCTCGCCGACATCTTCCTGGCCCAGGGCCTGTCGATGACCGACCTCCAGCACGTGATCGACGGCTCGGGCGGCACGAAAGTCTTCCACCAGATCAAGCCGGGCCAGGAATTCCAGTTCCTCGTCGGTGGCGATCACACGCTCAAGGGCGTGCGCTTCGACCAGGACGAGGCGACCATCGCCACCTTGCGTCTCGACGGCGCTTCCCCCCAACTCACCACGAAGACCCGCGACGTACAGCGCCGCGAGCACATCTCCCATGGCGTCATCGACAGCTCGCTGTTCGGTGCGGCGTCCAAGGCGGGCATGAGCAACGCGATGGTGCTGAAGCTCGCCGAGGTGTTCAAGTTCGATATCGACTTCGTGCAGGACCTGCGTGTCGGCGACGATTTCACCGTCATCTATGACGACGTCTACAGCGACGGTTCGTACCTGCGCGAGGGCGACATCGTCGCCGCCGAGTTCGTCAACCAGGGCAAGCGCTATACCGCCTATCGCTTCAAGAACGCCGACGGCAAGTGGAGCTATTTCAGCGAAGAGGGTCGCCCGCTCACCGGCTCCTTCCTGCGCATCCCGGTCGACTTCACGCGCATCTCCTCGCAGTTCAGCGCCGGTCGCATGCACCCGATCCTCGGCACGATGCGCGCCCATAAGGGTGTCGACTACGCCGCCCCGACGGGCACGCCGATTCATGCCGCGGGCGATGGCGTGGTCAAGTTCCGCGGCTGGATGAATGGCTACGGCAACTTCGTGGTCATCCAGCACAACGCGACGATCAGCACCGCTTACGGTCACATGTCCCGCTTCGCCAACCTTCGTGTGGGCCAGCGTGTCAGCCAGGGCAACACCATCGGCTTCGTCGGCATGACCGGCCTGGCCACCGGCCCGCACCTGCACTACGAATTCCGTGTGAACAACGTGCAGCGCGATCCGCAGACGGTGACCCTGCCGAAGCCGGAGCCGCTCCCGGCGGCGCAGCTGGCGAAGTTCAAGAAGGAAGTGGTCGCCCCGCAGCTGGCCCGCCTTAACCAGGTCGATAACAACACCAAACTTGCGCGGGCCGATACGGCATCGCGCAGCGACGACTGA
- the tyrS gene encoding tyrosine--tRNA ligase, whose amino-acid sequence MNELDQALALIARGADEIIKKEDLEARLKTGRPLRIKAGFDPTAPDLHLGHTVLLNKMRQFQDLGHQVIFLIGDFTGMIGDPTGKNVTRKPLTREDVLANAETYAEQVFKVLDRDKTELRFNSEWFGKMGAADMIRLAAQHTVARMLERDDFAKRYKSEQPIAIHEFLYPLVQGYDSVALECDVELGGTDQKFNLLMGRALQEHHGQPPQIVLTMPLLEGLDGVNKMSKSLGNYIGINEPAIDMVTKTMKIGDDLMWRWFELLSFDVSLEDIARMKEEIASGVLNPRDAKLRLARELTTRFHDAAAAEQAIAGWHAVVTGEGDTSLLPLADIEAPAEGFRLAALLTAAGVTPSNSEANRKLKERAVRIDGEVVDDASRVFTAGFEGVLQVGKRNFARIRLI is encoded by the coding sequence ATGAACGAGCTGGACCAGGCCCTGGCGCTGATCGCGCGCGGCGCGGACGAGATCATCAAGAAGGAAGACCTCGAAGCCAGGTTGAAGACGGGCCGCCCCCTGCGTATCAAGGCCGGTTTCGATCCGACCGCCCCTGACCTCCACCTGGGTCATACGGTCCTGCTCAACAAGATGCGCCAGTTCCAGGATCTCGGTCATCAGGTCATCTTCCTGATCGGCGACTTCACCGGCATGATCGGCGACCCCACCGGCAAGAACGTCACCCGCAAGCCGCTCACCCGCGAGGATGTGCTGGCCAATGCCGAGACTTACGCCGAGCAGGTCTTCAAAGTGCTCGACCGGGACAAGACCGAGCTGCGCTTCAATTCCGAGTGGTTCGGCAAGATGGGCGCCGCGGACATGATCCGCCTGGCGGCCCAGCACACCGTGGCCCGCATGCTCGAGCGCGACGATTTCGCCAAGCGCTACAAGTCCGAGCAGCCCATCGCGATCCACGAGTTCCTGTATCCGCTGGTCCAGGGCTACGACTCCGTAGCGCTGGAATGCGACGTGGAGCTGGGCGGCACCGACCAGAAGTTCAACCTGCTGATGGGCCGTGCCCTGCAGGAACACCACGGCCAGCCCCCGCAGATCGTCCTGACCATGCCGTTGCTGGAAGGCCTGGACGGGGTCAACAAGATGTCCAAGTCGCTGGGCAACTACATAGGTATCAATGAACCCGCCATCGATATGGTCACCAAGACCATGAAGATCGGTGACGACCTGATGTGGCGGTGGTTCGAACTGCTCAGCTTCGACGTGTCCCTGGAGGACATCGCCCGGATGAAGGAAGAGATCGCCTCGGGCGTCCTCAATCCCCGGGACGCCAAGCTACGTCTGGCCCGCGAACTGACCACGCGCTTCCATGATGCGGCCGCCGCCGAGCAGGCCATTGCCGGCTGGCATGCCGTCGTCACAGGGGAGGGCGATACCAGCCTTCTGCCTCTGGCAGACATCGAAGCGCCCGCTGAAGGCTTCCGTCTCGCCGCTCTTCTTACGGCGGCGGGTGTCACGCCGAGCAATTCCGAGGCAAACCGGAAGCTCAAGGAGCGTGCGGTGCGTATCGATGGCGAGGTGGTGGACGACGCTTCGCGCGTCTTCACGGCCGGATTCGAAGGCGTGCTCCAGGTTGGCAAAAGAAATTTCGCCCGTATCCGCCTGATTTAA